GATTTTTGATTCATCATTTATTTCTTTAGGTCTAAATAGATCATAAACAGACGAGCATCCAATTCTAACTGGTGATACTCAGGCTCCATATGACAACATAGCTGATAAAAGGCTTTATCGTGCTCTTTCTCTTTGATATGAGCGAGTTCATGAATCACGAGCATTCTTAAAAGTGGCTCTGGTGCATTCTTAAACACGCTGGCGATACGAATTTCGTTCTTAGATTTGATTTTACCGCCATGGTTCTTAGCCACATATGAATGCAGACCCAATGCGTTGTTGATGAGGTGGATTTTACTGTCGTACACCACTTTACTGATTGGTGGCGTTTTCTTCATGTAACGGTTTTTGATCGCTATCGCATAATCAAACAGCGCTTTCTCGCTCTTGATGGTATGGTTTTCCGGATAGCGCGACTCGAACCATTTCACCAATCGACCGGACTCAACCATTTGAGTCACAGGATCAATAATGTGTTGCGGGTAACCTTGAATGTAACGTAGTGATGGATGCATTAAGCTACACCTTAAATGAGCTCTTAAGAGAGGGCACAAACCAAAGCGGTATAGTGTAACTGATCACACTTTTCTAATCACCTTAGATTCGATACACTTTGCTTAGAACCATTAAGAGAGAACCGAAATGAAACGTGTTGTATTGTACGTAGCGGATAAATGTCCTCATTGCAAAGATGCTCAACGCTACCTAGATTCAAAGAACATCACCTACCGCCTGACCAACGCAAAAATGCAGCGTGGCCGCAAAGAGCTACAAGCAATGGGTGCTCGCTCAATACCAGTACTTAAAATTGGTGATCAAATTATGGTGGGATGGAATCAGAAAAACTTCGACAAGATGTATAACGCCAACTACAACTAATACTCAGTCGGTCTAAATTACGCTATAAATTAAGCCCGTATAATGCGGGTTTATTTATACCCGTAACAAAAATAAATATAAAAATGGTACGATGAAATCAACCTTTAATTTTAAAGACAGCATTACATTTAACGCATTTGTATTTCGCTTTGATCCCCAGAATTTTATCAAATAAATTTCTGTGTACTCTTACAACTTGCTGTTCTTTACATTTACATTTCATAATATCAGAATGGGAAACCGTCAATAATCTGAATTATACGTAACCATTATTTAAAGTAAAATTAATTTACATTTAATCGTAAAAAATCAAGAGTTACTCGATAAAATCGCGAGTATTGACCACACTAATAATGTGACCTTTAGCCAATAATACTCAGAAAGACAGAGTTTTATGATCATTACTCTCAAGACACTCACTTTTGTAAAGTGGCGATAGCGACTATTTATTGACGCTCACCATCTCCTAAACATACTGCTTAACGAATTCAATGAATGTTCTATCTGCTTTCGATAAATATCCTTCTTTTCGCCAAGCTAACGATAAATTGAGCTTGACTGGTTCACTAAATGGAATACCCACAACATCCGATTCATACTCTGTCACCAAACTTAATAAAGCGGTTATTGCAAATTCCTGTTTTACAATTGACAGAATCATAGGTAATAGATTCGTTTCAAAGGCAATACTCATGTCAAGATTATGCTTAACACACATTTGGTCTATAAAATCCCGATGAAAGTATCCCGATTTAAACATGATCAAGTCTTGCTCAAAGAACTGCTCAAAGGTCAGGCTTTTTTGTGTCGCGAATGGGTGATCTTTACCGACAACAGCCAACATTTCTGAAGCTAGCAGGTGGTCTGTTTCTAAATCTTCGGGCACCTTCTCATGATTTATCACACCGATATCGAGATCGCCATTAAGGAGCATTTCTCTAATTGATGCAGTACCAGCATCTATCAGAGTGATCTTGAGGTTTGGGTACCGGCTTTTAAACGCCATAACGACTCTTGGAAAAAAGTAGCTTCCCATCATGCTTGGAGCACCTAACCGCACCTCCCCTTTTTCCAAGCCCTTGAGCTCATTCATCGCTAGTTGCGCATCTTCAAACTGCTGTCCGATGCGTTTGGCGTGCTCATAAAGCACCTTCCCTTCCTCCGTTAAACTCACCTTCTTATCCCCGCGTCGGAATAGCGTGAGTTCAAGGGCTTGTTCAAGCTTTTTTATCGAAATACTTAGGGCAGGTTGTGCAATGTGAAGCGACTTGGCGGCTTGCGTAAAGTTGCCAGAATCGGCAACCGCTAAGAAGTGACGGAGTGATTTGGATTCAAGCATGGTGATATAAAAAATATATTGAGGTTATATGTTTAATATATTTCTTTTATCCTTGATGAGTTGTTACTTTGTTCACAAGTCAGTAAATAAATAACACAAGGCTCACTTCATGTTTGACGCAGGCACGCCACAATACAAAAACATCACCCGTTCATTGGCGATTGGCTCGTTTATTATTTTTTGTAACCTCTATGTGTTTCAACCCATTCTTCCGCATATGGCTGAAGTATTTTCAGTTAGCGAGACCCAAGTAAACTGGTTGTTTGCGGCTACCACATTGGGTTTATCACTCAGCCTCGTCCCGTGGGCAATCGCATCTGAGAGCTTTGGCCGGAAACCTATCATTCTCCTGAGTTTGTTTTTAATCCCGCTTGTTGGCACTTCCATGCTATTTACATCCACTCTGTGGCAACTGGTTGCGGCTCGAGCAATCATGGGAGTTGCGGTTGCTGCCTTTGCTGGCGTTGCCGTTGCGTACATGGTTGAAGAGCTAACACCAAAAGCATTCGCCATCGCTATTGGCGGTTACATCGCAGCCAACTCTTTAGGAGGGATTTTTGGTCGTGTTTTAGGTGGACTCATTACTGATTACTTTGATTGGCATGCTGCCGTTATATTCTTTGTTGTAGGTTCCTTTATCGGTGCTGTTTACATCTCTTGGAAGCTGCCTAACCAACATGGATTTAAACCACAGAAAGGGCTGTTCTTTCACCACAACCGCGCGGTGATCACCCACCTTAAAAACCCTACACTTTGGACAGCAATGCTAATTGGTGGTGCTAACTTTGCCCTATTCGTCAACTTATATTCTGTAATGGGCTTTAGGCTTGTTGCGGCTCCTCACTCACTTGCGGTCAGCTTAGCATCACTGATCTTTCTGTGTTATTTAGCAGGCACCTTTAGCTCTAAATTTTCCAGCCGCTGGACACAAAAGTTTGACCCACTCAAAGGAATTGCCCTTGGTGTAAGTATCAGTTTACTTGGTATGCTTGTTTCAGCGCTCGAACAGATTCCGTTCATGATTGTAGGTTTACTGCTGATAAGTTTTGGCGCTTTCTTTGCCCATACGCTGGCTTACGCTTGGGTGAGTCAAAAGGCGACAAAGGCAAAAGCGACGGCAACCGCACTTTACCTCGTTCACTACTATATTGGTGGTAGTCTAGGCGGATTCTTGCTGCTGTATTGCTGGCAACATTTTGGTTGGAACGGTGTTATGGCGGGAGGTTCGTTGTTATACGGCTTGATCTTCATCTGGCTCTATCAACTGCACCATCATCGCGCAACCAAACCTGCGATGACTCAAGCTCAAGCCTGACAAGCACTCCATTGAGCATTTGAAACAGCGGATTATCTCGGTAACCGCAAATTAGGGTTTTGATTACGACCGATTTTGTTATGCTACGCAAAAATTATTCGGAGCAAGTCATGTCAAACCCACCCTCGAACGATCTTCAGGTTATTCACGACCAAGTTCAACAATGGCTAAATGATGTTGTAATTGGACTAAACCTATGTCCTTTTGCAGCCAAACCACAGCGTAACAAGCAGATTAAGATCTTCGTTAGTGAAGCAACAACTGAAGAGATGTTGTTGGAAGACATTATGGCGCACTTTGTGGAACTCGATAACACGTCGCCTCAGGAGCTGGAGACAACGCTGGTTGTTGTTCCAAACATGCTTCAAGATTTCTTTGACTACAACATGTTTATCGATTGGATCGAGGCGCTTATTAAGCAGCAAGATTGGGAAGGCATCTACCAAGTGGCGACGTTTCACCCTGATTACTGCTTCGGTGGCGCAGATCCAGAAGACGATGAGAACCTGACCAACCGTTCACCTTATCCTGTTTATCACTTGATTCGCGAAGAGAGCATGGAAAAAGTGCTGAAGCACTACCCGAACCCAGAAGCGATTCCAGATACCAATATCGCTCGTGTGGAATCTTTGACGCCCGAAGAACGACGCAAACTCTTCCCTTATTTGTTTGGTGCTAGCTAGTACAAACTTTCTGTGAAGTCATCCTATATGGGCAGGCCAAAAATTGTGTCCCGCCCATTTTTTTAGAGAGATACAGACACTCATCAGCGATCAATCTCAATCACAGACCAATCTCAATCACAGACGTTGGCACAAAGAATTCATTTCCGACCGCTTATCTTGTGAATAGCGCCAAACTTCGAGCTTTGCTAAAATGCTCACCTACCAAAGACAAATGGATAGGAATATGACCCTTTCTCAACTAAACCAAACCATCTTCGATCACCTGTACCGCGACATCAAAGAG
The Vibrio pelagius genome window above contains:
- a CDS encoding MFS transporter, producing the protein MFDAGTPQYKNITRSLAIGSFIIFCNLYVFQPILPHMAEVFSVSETQVNWLFAATTLGLSLSLVPWAIASESFGRKPIILLSLFLIPLVGTSMLFTSTLWQLVAARAIMGVAVAAFAGVAVAYMVEELTPKAFAIAIGGYIAANSLGGIFGRVLGGLITDYFDWHAAVIFFVVGSFIGAVYISWKLPNQHGFKPQKGLFFHHNRAVITHLKNPTLWTAMLIGGANFALFVNLYSVMGFRLVAAPHSLAVSLASLIFLCYLAGTFSSKFSSRWTQKFDPLKGIALGVSISLLGMLVSALEQIPFMIVGLLLISFGAFFAHTLAYAWVSQKATKAKATATALYLVHYYIGGSLGGFLLLYCWQHFGWNGVMAGGSLLYGLIFIWLYQLHHHRATKPAMTQAQA
- a CDS encoding DUF1415 domain-containing protein is translated as MSNPPSNDLQVIHDQVQQWLNDVVIGLNLCPFAAKPQRNKQIKIFVSEATTEEMLLEDIMAHFVELDNTSPQELETTLVVVPNMLQDFFDYNMFIDWIEALIKQQDWEGIYQVATFHPDYCFGGADPEDDENLTNRSPYPVYHLIREESMEKVLKHYPNPEAIPDTNIARVESLTPEERRKLFPYLFGAS
- a CDS encoding YgjP-like metallopeptidase domain-containing protein gives rise to the protein MHPSLRYIQGYPQHIIDPVTQMVESGRLVKWFESRYPENHTIKSEKALFDYAIAIKNRYMKKTPPISKVVYDSKIHLINNALGLHSYVAKNHGGKIKSKNEIRIASVFKNAPEPLLRMLVIHELAHIKEKEHDKAFYQLCCHMEPEYHQLELDARLFMIYLDLKK
- a CDS encoding LysR family transcriptional regulator, which gives rise to MLESKSLRHFLAVADSGNFTQAAKSLHIAQPALSISIKKLEQALELTLFRRGDKKVSLTEEGKVLYEHAKRIGQQFEDAQLAMNELKGLEKGEVRLGAPSMMGSYFFPRVVMAFKSRYPNLKITLIDAGTASIREMLLNGDLDIGVINHEKVPEDLETDHLLASEMLAVVGKDHPFATQKSLTFEQFFEQDLIMFKSGYFHRDFIDQMCVKHNLDMSIAFETNLLPMILSIVKQEFAITALLSLVTEYESDVVGIPFSEPVKLNLSLAWRKEGYLSKADRTFIEFVKQYV
- a CDS encoding glutaredoxin family protein, which gives rise to MKRVVLYVADKCPHCKDAQRYLDSKNITYRLTNAKMQRGRKELQAMGARSIPVLKIGDQIMVGWNQKNFDKMYNANYN